The genomic interval TCGCCGAGCCCGGCGTCATCGGCATCTCGGCGGGTGCGGCGGTCGGCGCGGTGGCCTCGATCGCGCTGGGGCTGAGCTTCTTCGGCAACTGGACAGTGACCGTCTGCGCGTTCGTGGCGGGGCTGGTCACGGTGGCGCTGGTGTACGTCCTGTCGCGCTCCGGGGGGCGGACGGAGGTCGTCACGCTGATCCTCACCGGTATCGCGGTGAACGCGTTCGCGGGGGCGCTGATCGGCCTGTTCATTTTCTTCGCGGACAACGCGCAGATCACCCAGATCACCTTCTGGCAGTTGGGCTCGCTCTCCCAGGCGACCTGGCCGAAGGTCCTCGCGGTGCTGCCGTGTGCGCTGCTGGGGCTGGTTCTTGCCCCCTTGTACGCGCGCAAGCTGGACCTTCTGGCGCTGGGCGAACGCCCGGCGCGGCACGTTGGTGTGGATGTGGAGAGGCTCCGTGTCGTGCTCGTCCTGGTGGTGGCGCTGCTCACTGCGGCGGCGGTTGCGGTGGCCGGGATCATTACGTTCGTAGGGCTGCTGGTCCCGCATCTGCTGCGGATGGCGAACGGGCCCGGCCACCGCTTCCTGGTTCCCGGCAGCGCGGTCGGCGGGGCGCTGGTCCTGGTCGCGGGCGACCTCGCGGCCCGCACGGTCGCGGATCCGGCGGAGCTTCCGCTGGGGGTGCTTACGGCGTTGTTCGGGAGCCCGTTCTTCTTCTGGCTGCTACGGAGGACTCGGCGTCGGCAGGGGGGATGGGCGTGAGTGGTGGGGGTGCGGTGCGCAGTGCCGTGCGGGTTGCCTGCGGCGCAGTTCCCCTACCCGCCCCTTCCCGAAACTGGGGGCAAGCCCCCAGACCCCCCGGACGCCCTTGAGGACCGGGGTCTGGGGCGGAGCCCCCACGCGGCGGCAGCCGCAAAATGTCACAGCGGGAAGGGGCGGGGTGGGGAACAAGCCCGCCGCAGGCGACCCGCACCCCCGCCCCTCCCCCGTACGCCCACACCCAAGGCGGTATCGCACGATGCTGAAGAACCTCTTCCCCTCCCGGGGACGGGAGTTGCCCGAGCCCACCGCTCCCGGCTCCCCCGCCGCCGAAGTCCGCGCCCTCCACGTGCGCCTCGGCCCGCGCGACGTCGTCCAGGGGATCGATCTCACCGCCCGCGCCGGTGACGTGCTCGCGCTTGTCGGGCCCAATGGGGCCGGGAAGTCGACGCTGCTCGCGGCCCTCGCCGGGGATCTGGCGGCCACCCAGGGCGAGGTATGGATCCACGGGCGGCCCGTGGGCGACTGGTCCGCCGCCGAACTGGCCCTGCGGCGCTCGGTGCTGCCCCAGGCCGCCACACTGGCCTTCCCCTTTCCCGTCGAGGACGTCGTACGGATGGGTCGCGCCCCCTGGGCCGGCACGCCGCGCGCGGACGAGGACGATGCGGCCGTCGCCGCTGCCATGACGGCCACCGAAGTCACCGAGTTCGCGACGCGTCCCTTCTCCGCGCTGTCCGGCGGCGAGCGCGCCCGCGTCGCGCTCGCGCGCGTACTGGCGCAGCGGGCTCCGCTGTTGCTGCTGGACGAGCCGACCGCCGCACTGGACCTGCGCCACCAGGAACTCGTGCTGAGGATCTGCCGGGAGCGGGCCGCAGCCGGGGACGCCGTGGTCGTCGTACTGCACGACCTGGGGCTGGCGGCGGCGTACGCGGACCGGGCCGCCGTACTGCACGGTGGGCGGATCGCGGCCGAGGGGCCGCCCACCGAGGTGTTCTGCGACGCGTTGCTGAGCGAGGTGTACCGGCAGCCCGTCGAGGTGCTGCCGCACCCACGCACCGGTGCGCCGCTGGTGATTCCCAAGCGCCCTGGCCCAGCCAGGTAAGTAACAAGGGCTCGAAGGTCGCCGAGGTCTACATCCTCTTCCCCGACGACCCGCGTTCGACATCCCGCCACGATTCCGCCGGACAGCTGGTATGGAACGCTGCTCAAGGGCACCTTCAACTTCCAGCCCGACCCGACCCTCCTCCAGGTCACGGTGTGGCTGCTGTACCTGGTCCCCACGCTCGTGCTGTTCCTGTCCCCGGTAGGGTTCCGGACGTCGGTGGGGACGAAGACAGAGAAGGCACAGAAGGCAACGCATGAGCAGGCTGAGGCTGAGGCGGCTGGCGACCGGGATCGCGACGGCGGCGGCGCTGTCGATGACGGCGAGCGGGTGCATGACGGTGCACGGCGAGCTGGAGGTCGTGCCGTCGGCGACGAAGTCTGAGGCCGCGCAGGCACTCAAGGACTTCACGGCGGCGTACAACGAGGCCGACAAGGCGTACGATCCGGCCCTCGACGCGGGCCGGGTCACCGGCGCGCTCGGCGCGATAAACCAGGCCGGCCTCAAGGCCCGGCAGGCGCAGAGCCCGCAGGGGAATCCTCGGCACAAGCCGCTGGAGCTGACGGACGCGAAGTTCTCCATCCCCAAGAAGCAGGGCTGGCCCCGGTGGTTCGTCGCGGACACCGACAGCAACCGCGACCAGGACAGCGGGCGCCGCGACACCCGTTGGCTGATGGTGTTCGTACGCGGCGGAGCCGACCAGTTGTGGGAGGTCTCGCATCTGTGGGTCCTGCGGCCGGACGAGATGCCCGACTTCAAGAAGGACAAGGACGGCTTCGCCGAGCCGGTCGAACCGGACGCCCCCGCTCTCGCGGTGGCCCCGAAGGATCTGAGCAAGCAGTACGCGTCGTACTTGCAGGACGGTGAGCCCGTGAACTTCGCCCCGGGGTCGCACACTTCGGCCCTGCGGCAGGCACGCAAGAGCGTCGCGCGGCAGCCCGGGCGGACCGTCCAGTACCTCGACCGGCGGCTGGACACCGGGGCGTTCGCGCCGCTCGGGCTCGTCGACAAGGACGGTGGGGCGACGGTCTTCTTCGCCACGCGGCAGTTCGAACAGCAGACCGTGGCCCAGGGCGTGCGGCTGGACCTCAACGCCGATGTGCGGGCGCTGATCACCGGCACCGCGAAGACCAAGCTCACCAAGGAGCGGGTCTCCAGTCAGGTGGTGCGGGTCCCGGTCAAGGGCGAGGGCGAGCAGCAGGTCACGGTGCTCGCCAGGATTCAGGGGCTCACGGCCGCGCAGGGTTCGTAACGAGGGGTTCGTACGAGTACAGGGAGCTCTCCGGAGAACTCTCCGCCGAGCGTGCTTTTCAGCGGCCCAGTGGCCAGGCCACCGCGTGGTGGTCGTCCGGGTCGTCCTCGCCGACGTACCGCGCGCAGGCGTCGGTCAGGGTCTCCAGGAGCGTCAGCGGGTCGGGCAGCGGGTGTTCGAGGCCGCGGACCCAGCTCACCTCACGCTCGCCGGGCAGTTGCGCGGGCGGTACGAGTACGTAACTGCCGCGGCAGTGCCAGCGCAGGCCGGGATGCTCGTCCATGGTCTCGGGGTGGCAGTCCAGCTCGCACGGCCACCACTCGTCCTCGTCGTCCGGGGTGCCACGGGTGGCGGTGAAGAAGAGCAGACGGGCGTCGCTGGTGCTGCCGCCGAACTCGGCCACGGGACCGACCTCAACACCGGCTTCGATCAGCCGCTCCAGCGCGCTGAGTCCGGCTTCCAGCGGTACGTCGAGCACATCGTGGACCATGCCGGTCGCGGTGATGAAGTTGGCCTGCGGCTGACCCTCGACCCAGCGCGTGATCTGCGCGCGGTCGGTGGTCGACTGGGTCTGCCAGGCGAAGGAGATGGGGTGCCTGGCCGGGGTGGGACAGCCCACACGGTCGCACGAACACCGGTATCCGACGGGGTGCGCGGCGGGGGCGAGCGGCAGCCCGGCGGCAGCAGCGGCCAGGAGCAGGGCCTCGCGCCCGGCCTCGGGGGCGTCGGCGGCTTTCGGGCGGCGGCGCAGCCACTGGGGCAGCCTGCTCTCCAATGTCTGCCTGCTCTCTGTGCCGCGATTGCGGCCGAAATCGGCGCCCATTCAACCCCTCACCTCAGCGTTGCGTTCTCCATGCTGCCATCATCCTGCGCCTGAGGTGGCCGCAGTCCTCATCCGGGGTACGCGGGCCGATATCACAACGGTGGTTTCGTTGCCGCCTTTGTCCGTATAAGTGGCTCTACGGCGCTCACTCGCCGTGTTTCATGGGGTGCCGTGCGGTGCCCGTGGGGTTCCGTGAGGGAACTCACCTCAGCGTGGCGCGAGGCCGCCCAGCGCGTAGTCGACCACGGCGTCGGCGTATTCGTGGGTGAGCGGGCGGGTGCGCAGGAGCCAGCGGTGCGCGAGCGGGCCGACGAGGAGTTCCAGGGCGATGTGCGGGTCGATTCCTGCCCGTACGTCGCCGGCTTCCTGCGCCGTGCGGAGGCGCTGGACGTAGAGCTGGAGCTGCGGTTCGAGCAGCTTCTCGACGAACTCGGCGCACAGCTCCGGGTCGACGATGCCGGCGGCGGT from Streptomyces spiramyceticus carries:
- a CDS encoding FecCD family ABC transporter permease; protein product: MDGQPASTEPPSGTARRRRGTAFVLTAGLVAALLVLSLLSAGLGSYYIALGDILSSVQHRVGLGGAALDRVGESVLWNVRLPRVVLALLVGASLGCAGALMQGVFGNPLAEPGVIGISAGAAVGAVASIALGLSFFGNWTVTVCAFVAGLVTVALVYVLSRSGGRTEVVTLILTGIAVNAFAGALIGLFIFFADNAQITQITFWQLGSLSQATWPKVLAVLPCALLGLVLAPLYARKLDLLALGERPARHVGVDVERLRVVLVLVVALLTAAAVAVAGIITFVGLLVPHLLRMANGPGHRFLVPGSAVGGALVLVAGDLAARTVADPAELPLGVLTALFGSPFFFWLLRRTRRRQGGWA
- a CDS encoding heme ABC transporter ATP-binding protein codes for the protein MLKNLFPSRGRELPEPTAPGSPAAEVRALHVRLGPRDVVQGIDLTARAGDVLALVGPNGAGKSTLLAALAGDLAATQGEVWIHGRPVGDWSAAELALRRSVLPQAATLAFPFPVEDVVRMGRAPWAGTPRADEDDAAVAAAMTATEVTEFATRPFSALSGGERARVALARVLAQRAPLLLLDEPTAALDLRHQELVLRICRERAAAGDAVVVVLHDLGLAAAYADRAAVLHGGRIAAEGPPTEVFCDALLSEVYRQPVEVLPHPRTGAPLVIPKRPGPAR
- a CDS encoding bifunctional DNA primase/polymerase — encoded protein: MGADFGRNRGTESRQTLESRLPQWLRRRPKAADAPEAGREALLLAAAAAGLPLAPAAHPVGYRCSCDRVGCPTPARHPISFAWQTQSTTDRAQITRWVEGQPQANFITATGMVHDVLDVPLEAGLSALERLIEAGVEVGPVAEFGGSTSDARLLFFTATRGTPDDEDEWWPCELDCHPETMDEHPGLRWHCRGSYVLVPPAQLPGEREVSWVRGLEHPLPDPLTLLETLTDACARYVGEDDPDDHHAVAWPLGR